AGGACAATAACCATATGAAAATAGTGGCAATTAAAATAATACCTCCAGCTTTTTCTAAAAAGTGTTTTCCTCTATTCCAGGAATAAAGGGCTAAATTTCTAAATGTTGGCATTCTAAACCTTGGTAATTCTATTGTAAAAGGGACTTCTTCTCCCTTAATAAAAAATATTTGTAAAATCTTTGCTGATAATAATACAAGTATTATACTGGAAATATATACTAATAATAGTACCGTTGCTGCGTTCTTATCAAAAAATGCACTAATTAAAAGAATATAGACAGGTAATCTTGCCGAACAAGATGCAAAAGGGATACTCAAAACTAAAGCCATTCTCTCTTTTTTATTTGCAATAGTTTTAGTCGACATAATAGCCGGAACACTACAACCAAAACCTAAAATTATTGACATAAATGATCTGCCGCTAAGTCCAAATTTTCTAACTAATTTATCAACTAAAAATGCTGCACGAGGTAAATATCCAGATTCTTCCAAAAATCCCATAAAAAAGAATAAAACAAATAATTGAGGTAAGAAAATAAGCACCCCACCAACACCACCAATAATTCCATCCACTATAAGAGAATTCATCCATGGAATTTCTATTTTTCCATCAATTAAATTTCCTAAATAACTAAAACCAATATCAATTAAATCTGAAAGTGGACTTGCAATATTAAATGTTAAAGAAAAGACAAAATACAAAGCAACAATATAAATTAATAAGCCCAATATTTTATGCGTCATTACATGGTCCAAAATATCTCTCATTGCCCAACTTCTGCCTTCTTCAACAACAGAACTTTTTATTATTGTTGCAATAAAATTAAATTTCCAATTCATAAATTCTGATTTTAATTTATTAATATCAAACTTTGAACTAATTTCTTGTACTAACTCTTCGGGATAATGAAAATTTTTATTTCCAAATTCTAAATAGTAAATAGCTAACCAATTTTTATCGTATGATTTAAAAAAATCATATTTTTCTATTTTTTTAGAAAAATATTTTAAGAATTCACTAATTGGTTCTGGATAAATAAAACTTCTTACAGGATCATTTTTTTTCTCTGCTGTTTTATGTATAGCCTCTAATAACACATCAACACCAATGTTCTTCTTTGCAGATGTCAATACAACTGGTATATTTAATGTCTTCGATATAAATGATGGATTTATTATTTTACCTTTTGCTTGTGCTTCATCTATGGAATTAATAGCTAAAATAACGGGTAAATTCATATCTAAAATCTGCATTAATAAATACATAGATCTCTCTAAATTTAAAGAATCTGCCACTACTACTACAGCATCAGGTGATTCATTTATTAGATAATCTCTAGCAACTTTCTCATCATCACTTTGTGCCGATAAAGTATAAATTCCAGGTAGATCAACTAATTTAAAATGATGTCCTTTATATTTAAAAGAACCAACTTTTTTTTCAACTGTAACTCCGGGCCAATTTGCTATATACTGCCTACTTCCAGTAATTATGTTAAAAATAGACGTTTTTCCAACATTAGGATTTCCTATTATGGCAATTTCGAAAGTCATAGATCACCCTCCACATTGTTTTTTATTGCAAAAATTTTTTATAGGACAATCATTACATCTCAAATCTAATGAATCGAAAGTATTTATTTTTATTCCATTTGAAATTAAAATGGAAATATTATTTCCCATTCCTGTTCTGTCATTTTAAATTTTCTTTTTATATCATCAGTGGAGAGGGTTTCTTGTCTATTTTCAATATATTTTAAAATTTCACTTATCATGTGGTACCACCACCAGTTATTTATTTTTTCAATAAAATTTTTCTTGCTCTACCTCTTCCAAATACTATTTTTTTACCATTAATTTCCATTGTGACTTTTCCAAAATGATTATTTATTACATTTATTTTGTTTCCTGGCTTTATATTCATATTTTCTAATTCTCTTCTAAAAAAGACTCCACTTTTAATAATAAATATTTCATATTCTCCCGGAACACTTTCATCTAAAGATAATATTTCTTCTGTCACTTCTATAAAAATTTTATTTGCTTCATCTTTTCTTATCATAATTTTATTATCCTCTATTTTAAATATCATAGGGTCTCCAAAAGGTGATTCGTGCACATAAGTAATTTTCTTTCCGGGTATTAATCCCATAGCAATAAATCTTTCTTTAATAGTTTCTTCAAATTCTAATCTCACTATAATCCCATCCATCCCAATTACAAGACTACTCAAAGGTATGATCACAGCATTTCTCCTCCTGAAGCAAGTGATATATTTCTTTTATATTATATCCGAATTCTGTTAAAAAAAGTCGGTTTAAAAGGAAAAAATGTATTACTTAAATTGTTTTTTTATTTTTACTTTAACTATCTAAATATAAAAATTAACACTATTTAATATATAAAATGAATTTTTGTTGTATAAATAAACACACACATATCAAAGTGTCTTATTTATATATTCTATTACTTCTTCCAACTCTTTTATTTTGCTCTCTATTTCACTGGTTTCATTCGAATAAGCTGCTTCTCTTACACATGTTTCAAGATGTTCTTTTAAAATTTGCGAATTTGCTTTTTTTAATAAAGATATAGAAGCTAAAATTTGTTTAGATATATCTATGCAATATCTGTTATCCTCAATCATTTTTATAACAGCTTCAACTTGTCCTCTTGCAGTTTTTAAAACATTTAAAGATTTCTTGTGTTTCATGTGATGATGGTGATGATTGTTTTTTTCCACTTTTATCCCTCCGTATAATATTATTTTCATTACATATATTATTATATACTATTTTTATTTATTTTATATGTTGCTAAATAAAAAATTTGTGGTATGATATTATAGAAAGAAAAAATTAGAGGAGGTTTGTTATGAAAGAATTATCCAAATACCCAAAAGATATATTATCAATGGGTCTATTTTTTTTGTTATTACCTTTTTTAATGGTTCCTACTTGGGTTTATGAATATTCAACTCAAAAACACCTTGTTTTTTCAATATTTTATACAATTATGTTTTTTTATTACTTTTATAAAATTCAAAAGGAAAAATATGAAATCAAGTATTCTTTAAACCATATATATTTTTCTTTATTCGGCTTAGCAACTGTTTTTTCTTTAATAAGTGTTTTGATTCAAAATAAATATTACTTTAGATATTCTTTTGAAGTTGCGTTTTATATATTAATGATTGTTTTTGTTTCATATATTTTAACAAATAGATTTGGGGAAAAATTTGAATATATTGAAGCAGCATTATTTATCTTTTTAATAACTGGTTTTATTATCGGATTTGACGGACTTTTGAATAAATTTTATGGTTTTGATTTATTTTTTGGAAAATATGGTGATCCATCAAAAAGAATTACTTTAAGAACCACAATAGGTAACCCTAATTTTGTTTCAGACTATATGGGACAAATGATTCCTATAGCAATATATTTTGCCTTGTCTAAAAAATCAAATATGTATAAAAGATTTTTTTCTATAATATCTATTTTCATTATGTTCTGGGTATTACTATTTGCTCAAACACGTTCTATTTATCTTTCATTTTTCTTGGGTATGATGATTTTTACATTTTTCTTCACTATTAGTATATTAAAGAATAAAGATAAAGAACAAATAAATTATATCAAATCTAAACGATTTATTATTCCCTTAATACTCATTATTTTAACATTTTCTTTTTTAGTTGTTATGTTCAATATTCCTTCCCCTTTTAATAAAAGTGGTGAAGTTGTCGCTTCAAAAAGATTCGAAGCAATGACTTCTGTTTCATCATGGGATGAAAGAACACTTTCATGGCTTGCAGCTGTAGAACAATGGAAAGATAGTAATCATCCAACAAATAAAATTATTGGTGGAGGAATAGCAACATACCCTGTTTATGCTGTAAGATACATGGCTGATATACAGGCACGAAATCCAGAAAAGTTTTATTATGCATGGAATAATTTTAAAAGAGCACATAATGACTATTTACAAGTATTAGGAGAAACTGGTCTTTTGGGATTTATTCCTATAATATTGCTTCTATTTGGGCTAATCGTAATATTCTTAAAGCGTGTCTTTAAATTAAAAGACTTTGATAAAATATTAATGTTTAATCTTTTTGCCTGGAGTTTAACTATTGTTGCTATTCACTCTTTTACTGAATTCCCAATGCATTTGCATCCTAATATAATGTCTGCATTATTTATTATCTCAATAGCTGTTTCAGAACAATTCGGCGAAACTAAAAAAATTACTATTCATAAAAACACTTTAAAATCTTTATTCATTGTTTTCTTTATAATAGGCATAATTGTTTCATATTTAAAAATCCAATCCACAGCAGCTGAAGTTTATTTCAAAATCGGAAACACTGAATATATGAAAATAGATGCTTATGAAAATGTTGTCAAAAAACAAATTCCTAGCATATTAAAGCAAATAGACGACAAAATAAACCAATATAAAAATTATAAGGTTACAAATCCTGTGGAATTACAAAAAGTTTCCAATGAAATAAAAAATCTTGAAGAGCAAAAACAAAAATATTTATCAACTAAAGCTGATTACGAAAATAAAGCTTTTAATTCATATAAAAAGGCTAAAGAATATTTCTTAAAATCATTAAAAGCAAACTCTGCATTTGGGAAATCCGGCTTTTATCTAGCCCAATTATTAGCTAAAACACCATATAGACTTATGGAATTAGATTATAATAATCTTGAAAAATATATGGATATGAAAACACCTGAATATGCTTTTATGCTAAATAAATTTGAGGGGCCCATTGATTTAATGCCATTTAATAGACCTCAAATTAGAGACACTATAAAAAGGCTTTATATTTTATTGAAAAATGAAAATAATATTCAATTATCTCAGGCTCTAGCCTATATACAATCAATTCAAGATGAAATTGACCAATTAGAAAGTAATTATATTTCATTTAATGAGAAAAATGCATATAGATTAATAGCGAAATTAAATGTTTTAATATTCCAAAATTTATCTAATATTGAAAAATTCTTTAATTCTAATGAAAAAGTTGTTAATGAAATAACTATATTAAAAGAAAAATATTATAATGATTTTGTTCACTGGTTCAATAAAACTATTGAAATACTACCTGGTGGTTGGAATAGATTCCCAGAATGGGAAGATGTATACACAGAATACATGAAAATTATGTTTAATTTTAACAATTACTTAGGATATGAAAAAACTATTGAGAATATAATAGAAATATCAAAAAAAGAAGGAAAAGCCGATTACTATATGGCAAAAAAATTCCGAGGTATCCCGGATAAATCTTTTGATTTCTTTGAAAGTTTATATTTTCATTTAAAAACGAATGGAATGAATGATTTAGCAATAAAATTATCTGATGCTGTAATTAAAAATTATAAAGATGTTTATGATTTTTATATTCTTTATTTAGAAAAATATCCAGATTATAGATATAAAGAACGCGTAGAAAACTTTATAAAGGTATACAATTTTCTAAAGAAATGAGAATAACAGTTATTCTATTAATTATGATTATATTGCTTAATTCTATAACCTTTTATTTCTACTTAAAAGTTAAAAATATGGAATCTATTGAATCAAAATATTCCATATTTGATGTTTATATGAAAGCCAGATTTTACGATAAATTAATATTATTTATGAATAATCATCCTGATATTGATCAAGTTGAATTAAATGGATTAATTTTCAAAAGAGATGGAAACAAAATTAAAGTTGAGGAGGAATAAAATGAAAAGAGCAATTATTATAGACTCAGGCTGTTCTCCAACTAATGACTGGATAAAAAAATATAATCTTAATTTTATGGGTATGAAAATTTATATTGATGGAAAAGAATATACTGATGGAGTAGATTTAAGCCATGAATATTTTTATGATGTTGTTAAAGAAGCTAAAGATATTCACACAGCACAACCTTCCTTAAAGGAAATAATGAATTTTTATGAAAGATTAAAAGAAAAGGGATATGATGAAATTGTTGACATACATTTTTCATCGAAAATGTCTGGTTTATACAATACTTCTAAAATGGCTAAAAACATGTTAAATGACATCAATGTAAAAATAGTAGATACAAAAATGGTATCAATTGGAGCTTCTTTTGTTGCAAGAAGAATTGTCGAATTATTAGAAGATGAAAATAGATCTTTTGAAGATGTAGAAAAATTAATTTCTACAATAATTAATAACACTTTTATGGAATTTTCTGTACCAACATTGAAATATCTTATTAAAAATGGAAGAATTGGAAAAGCTGCTGGAATGGCTGGTACATTATTAAAAATAGTACCAGTATTAACAGTTGAAGATGGTGAAATTACTCCTTTAGCAAAGGTTAGAGGTATTAATAAAGCATACAAAATAATGTCAGATAAAGCTTTTGAGTTTATAAAAGACAAACCACATAATATAAAAATATATAAAGTACATGGTTTTGATTCAAATAAAGAGCAAGAAAATACTGTATTTAACATGTTTATGGAAAAATTTGAAAAATTAGGATATAAATATGAATTAATAGAGGGGAGAATATGGCCAACAGTTGCCTGTCATGGAGGACCTGATATATTTGGTCTTGGAGTTTACGGGGAGGAAAATCCTTTATAATGCATCTTGAAGATTTTTTTAATAACCTAGAACTTTTTTTGAACTTAGGTTTATCAAAAAAAATATCCTCTGATAATTTTTTTAATGAAATTTACAATTTTTGTAAAAAGAACATAGATTTAATAGAAAAAGAAAAGGGCCTAAAAGAAAAAATAGGCTCCTTTTTAGCATATTACAAGCCAATAAATTCTTTATCTGAAGAAAGACAAACAAAAAGAATAAAAGAAGGATTTAAATTAATTGAAAAGCTAAGAAATCAATATTTAATTGATGAACCAAAACTCCCACATAAAGATTTACCTTTAAAAACTGATATAAAATTTATTAAAGGTGTTGGAAACAAACGTGCTTCTATAATGCGAGAATTTGGAATAAATAATATTGAAGATACTTTCTACTTTTTCCCTAGAGATTATGAAGATAGAAGAGAAATAAAAAAAATTATCGATTGTTATCATGGACAAAATTGTCTAATCGTTGGAAATATTGTGAATTTCGAAGAAAAAAAGATTGGAACACTAAAAATATTATCATATGTTTTGGAAGATACCGATAACTCCATTATAGTTTTAACATGGTTTAATCAAGATTTTATAAAAAAATTTTTACAGCCCGGCTTAAAAGTAGCTGTATATGGCACAGTTGAAATTGAATTTGGTAGAAAACAAATGAAAAATCCAGATTTCCAAATTATTTCTTCAATAAAAGAAGTAAAGACTGGAATATTTCCAATTTATTCCTTAAGAAAAGGATTATATCAAAATAATATGAGAACAATTTTCACAGAAACTATTGAATACTCTCATTATATGAAAGAATTTTTACCTGATAAAATACTTGAAAAATATAACTTCATAGATTTCCCTAAACGAATAAAAGGAATACATTTCCCAAAAAGCTTTTATCATCTGAAAAAGGCTAAAGAAACTCTTAAATATGAAGAAATATTCTTGTTTGAATTTTCTGTATTAATTCAAAAACAAAAAATACAATCAAAAGAAGGTATTGCTAAAAATATAAAAGGTGAGCTAACAAAAAAATTTATTTCGTTATTACCTTTTAAATTAACAAACTCCCAAAAAAAAGTATTTGAAGAAATTAGAAAAGATATGAAAAAAAATATCCCTATGAATAGACTTTTGCAAGGTGATGTGGGTTCTGGTAAAACTGTAGTATCTGAACTGGCTTTAATCGATAATTTCGAATGTGGCTTTCAAGGGGCTGTAATGGTTCCAACTTCTGTTTTAGCAAAACAACAATATAAAAAACTAAAAAATGATTTTGAAAAACTCGGTATTAAGACAGAATTATTATTAGGAGAAACGAAAAAAAGTGATAAAAAAAGAATTAAAGAAAAATTGATAAACAATGAAATTGATGTGTTAATTGGAACACATGCATTAATTCAAGATGATGTTGAATTTAAAAGTCTTGGTTTAGTTGTAATAGATGAACAACATAGGTTTGGTGTTAAACAAAGATTGGCTCTTATAAAAAAAGGAAAAATGCCTGATATATTATTTATGACTGCTACTCCAATTCCCAGAACTTTAGCCATGACATTATACGGAGATTTAGATGTTTCTCTAATAACTGAAATGCCTACCGGAAGAAAAAAAATTAAAACTTTACTTGTAAAAGAAAATAAATTAAATGAGATTTATAAATTTATTGAAAAAGAATTAAAATTAGGCAATCAAGTCTTTTTTGTCTATCCTTTAATAGACGAATCTGAAATTTTAGATTTGAAAGCCGCTACAGAAATGTATGAAATATTAAAATCAAAATTTAAAAAATATGGTGTAGGGCTTTTACATGGAAAAATGACATCTGATGAAAAAAATACTATTATGGAAAAATTTGTAACTAAAGATTTTCATGTTTTAGTTTCAACCACAGTTATTGAAGTTGGTGTAGATATTCCAGATGCAACTGTTATGGTAATTGAACATGCTGAAAGATTTGGGTTGTCTCAATTACATCAATTGAGAGGAAGAGTTGGCAGAAGCAAAAAACAAGCTTATTGCTTTCTAGTAACTAGCCAAAATATTTCTAACGAAACACAAGAAAAACTAATAAAATTTGCCAGTACAACTAATGGTTTTGAAGTTTCTGAAATTGATCTACAATGGAGAGGTCCAGGAAAATTTTTCGGAACAGAACAACATGGATTGCCAGATTTTAAATTTTTAGATATACTCAATGATCCAGAATTAATCGAAAAAGCAAGAAACGATGTTTTAAGAATATTAGAAGAAGATCCACACTTAAAAAAATATAAAAATTTAAAAAAAGAAATATATAGAAGATATGGAAAAAAATTGAAAATGTTAGAAGCGTAGGTGATAAAATGTTATCAATAGAAAATGGCTTTTTAAAAGGAAGAAAAATAAACATTGTTCCAGATAAAAGAACACGATATACACCAGCTAATGTAAGACGTGCCTTGTTAAATATAGTTGATGTAACAGAAATGTATTCTCTAGAAATATTTGGAGGCTCTGGAATTGTATCATTTGAATTTATAAGTTCCGGAGCAGAAAATGCAACTATTGTAGAAACATCTAAAAAAGCCTGCTCAACAATTATAAAAAACGCTAAAAGCTTAAAAATAGATAATAAAATTAATTTAATATGTTCGGATTTTAGAAAAGGTATAATTAAATTAACAAAAAAATACGATATAATATTTATGGATCCTCCTTTCCAATTGGGATTAGCTTCAGAAGCATTAAAAAAAATAACTGAAAATAAACATATTTATGACGAAAATACAATTATTATAGTAGAGCATTCTAAAAGAGAAATTTTAGAAAAAA
This is a stretch of genomic DNA from Marinitoga hydrogenitolerans DSM 16785. It encodes these proteins:
- the feoB gene encoding ferrous iron transport protein B codes for the protein MTFEIAIIGNPNVGKTSIFNIITGSRQYIANWPGVTVEKKVGSFKYKGHHFKLVDLPGIYTLSAQSDDEKVARDYLINESPDAVVVVADSLNLERSMYLLMQILDMNLPVILAINSIDEAQAKGKIINPSFISKTLNIPVVLTSAKKNIGVDVLLEAIHKTAEKKNDPVRSFIYPEPISEFLKYFSKKIEKYDFFKSYDKNWLAIYYLEFGNKNFHYPEELVQEISSKFDINKLKSEFMNWKFNFIATIIKSSVVEEGRSWAMRDILDHVMTHKILGLLIYIVALYFVFSLTFNIASPLSDLIDIGFSYLGNLIDGKIEIPWMNSLIVDGIIGGVGGVLIFLPQLFVLFFFMGFLEESGYLPRAAFLVDKLVRKFGLSGRSFMSIILGFGCSVPAIMSTKTIANKKERMALVLSIPFASCSARLPVYILLISAFFDKNAATVLLLVYISSIILVLLSAKILQIFFIKGEEVPFTIELPRFRMPTFRNLALYSWNRGKHFLEKAGGIILIATIFIWLLSYFPNNNDIAHSYAAYLGRLFEPITLHLGWNWQTNISLIFGAVAKEVVASSYMAILNVGEESITYALQNILSQRSALALIFFVLAYIPCFATLGVIKQETNSWKWVFFELFYTLIIAYLIANFVYLIGGIFL
- a CDS encoding O-antigen ligase family protein, producing the protein MKELSKYPKDILSMGLFFLLLPFLMVPTWVYEYSTQKHLVFSIFYTIMFFYYFYKIQKEKYEIKYSLNHIYFSLFGLATVFSLISVLIQNKYYFRYSFEVAFYILMIVFVSYILTNRFGEKFEYIEAALFIFLITGFIIGFDGLLNKFYGFDLFFGKYGDPSKRITLRTTIGNPNFVSDYMGQMIPIAIYFALSKKSNMYKRFFSIISIFIMFWVLLFAQTRSIYLSFFLGMMIFTFFFTISILKNKDKEQINYIKSKRFIIPLILIILTFSFLVVMFNIPSPFNKSGEVVASKRFEAMTSVSSWDERTLSWLAAVEQWKDSNHPTNKIIGGGIATYPVYAVRYMADIQARNPEKFYYAWNNFKRAHNDYLQVLGETGLLGFIPIILLLFGLIVIFLKRVFKLKDFDKILMFNLFAWSLTIVAIHSFTEFPMHLHPNIMSALFIISIAVSEQFGETKKITIHKNTLKSLFIVFFIIGIIVSYLKIQSTAAEVYFKIGNTEYMKIDAYENVVKKQIPSILKQIDDKINQYKNYKVTNPVELQKVSNEIKNLEEQKQKYLSTKADYENKAFNSYKKAKEYFLKSLKANSAFGKSGFYLAQLLAKTPYRLMELDYNNLEKYMDMKTPEYAFMLNKFEGPIDLMPFNRPQIRDTIKRLYILLKNENNIQLSQALAYIQSIQDEIDQLESNYISFNEKNAYRLIAKLNVLIFQNLSNIEKFFNSNEKVVNEITILKEKYYNDFVHWFNKTIEILPGGWNRFPEWEDVYTEYMKIMFNFNNYLGYEKTIENIIEISKKEGKADYYMAKKFRGIPDKSFDFFESLYFHLKTNGMNDLAIKLSDAVIKNYKDVYDFYILYLEKYPDYRYKERVENFIKVYNFLKK
- a CDS encoding FeoA family protein; translation: MIIPLSSLVIGMDGIIVRLEFEETIKERFIAMGLIPGKKITYVHESPFGDPMIFKIEDNKIMIRKDEANKIFIEVTEEILSLDESVPGEYEIFIIKSGVFFRRELENMNIKPGNKINVINNHFGKVTMEINGKKIVFGRGRARKILLKK
- a CDS encoding DegV family protein; protein product: MKRAIIIDSGCSPTNDWIKKYNLNFMGMKIYIDGKEYTDGVDLSHEYFYDVVKEAKDIHTAQPSLKEIMNFYERLKEKGYDEIVDIHFSSKMSGLYNTSKMAKNMLNDINVKIVDTKMVSIGASFVARRIVELLEDENRSFEDVEKLISTIINNTFMEFSVPTLKYLIKNGRIGKAAGMAGTLLKIVPVLTVEDGEITPLAKVRGINKAYKIMSDKAFEFIKDKPHNIKIYKVHGFDSNKEQENTVFNMFMEKFEKLGYKYELIEGRIWPTVACHGGPDIFGLGVYGEENPL
- the rsmD gene encoding 16S rRNA (guanine(966)-N(2))-methyltransferase RsmD — translated: MLSIENGFLKGRKINIVPDKRTRYTPANVRRALLNIVDVTEMYSLEIFGGSGIVSFEFISSGAENATIVETSKKACSTIIKNAKSLKIDNKINLICSDFRKGIIKLTKKYDIIFMDPPFQLGLASEALKKITENKHIYDENTIIIVEHSKREILEKNYGDLIRNKEYNYGDIKLSVYVKDGE
- a CDS encoding metal-sensing transcriptional repressor; protein product: MKHKKSLNVLKTARGQVEAVIKMIEDNRYCIDISKQILASISLLKKANSQILKEHLETCVREAAYSNETSEIESKIKELEEVIEYINKTL
- the recG gene encoding ATP-dependent DNA helicase RecG translates to MHLEDFFNNLELFLNLGLSKKISSDNFFNEIYNFCKKNIDLIEKEKGLKEKIGSFLAYYKPINSLSEERQTKRIKEGFKLIEKLRNQYLIDEPKLPHKDLPLKTDIKFIKGVGNKRASIMREFGINNIEDTFYFFPRDYEDRREIKKIIDCYHGQNCLIVGNIVNFEEKKIGTLKILSYVLEDTDNSIIVLTWFNQDFIKKFLQPGLKVAVYGTVEIEFGRKQMKNPDFQIISSIKEVKTGIFPIYSLRKGLYQNNMRTIFTETIEYSHYMKEFLPDKILEKYNFIDFPKRIKGIHFPKSFYHLKKAKETLKYEEIFLFEFSVLIQKQKIQSKEGIAKNIKGELTKKFISLLPFKLTNSQKKVFEEIRKDMKKNIPMNRLLQGDVGSGKTVVSELALIDNFECGFQGAVMVPTSVLAKQQYKKLKNDFEKLGIKTELLLGETKKSDKKRIKEKLINNEIDVLIGTHALIQDDVEFKSLGLVVIDEQHRFGVKQRLALIKKGKMPDILFMTATPIPRTLAMTLYGDLDVSLITEMPTGRKKIKTLLVKENKLNEIYKFIEKELKLGNQVFFVYPLIDESEILDLKAATEMYEILKSKFKKYGVGLLHGKMTSDEKNTIMEKFVTKDFHVLVSTTVIEVGVDIPDATVMVIEHAERFGLSQLHQLRGRVGRSKKQAYCFLVTSQNISNETQEKLIKFASTTNGFEVSEIDLQWRGPGKFFGTEQHGLPDFKFLDILNDPELIEKARNDVLRILEEDPHLKKYKNLKKEIYRRYGKKLKMLEA